The sequence ATTTATAAAGCAGCTAAAATAATTTCTAGTAAATATAATGGACAATTTCCAGATGTTTTTAATCATGTAATAAAACTACCGGGAATAGGAAAAACAACTGCAGGAGCAATATTATCTATTAGCTATAACTATTTTTTTCCTATATTAGATAGTAATGTAAAAAGAATTTTAATACGATTATATGGAATAAAATTTAATAAATATAATAAAAAAATAGATAATGTTCTATGGAAAAAAATTCAATCTATATTACCTTTACATAATGCCGGAAAATTTAATCAAGCGCTAATGGACTTGGGATCTTTAATTTGTTATCCAAAAAGTCCAAAATGTAATATTTGTCCTATTAATTATGCATGTATGTTTTTTCAAAAAAATTTTTTTCAAAAATATTCTGTTAGAAATAAAATTCTACAATTAAAAAATTATTGGTGTATTATTATTAATTACAAACAATATATTTTTTTAAAAAAATGTAAAAAATACACGTTTTGGAAAGACTTATTTTGCTTTCCACTATTTACTAAAAAAAACTATTTAATTAACTGGATAAAAGAAGAAAAGATAGTTCCTGTAAAAATAAAACAATTACGATCTATGACACTATATATTACTCGATATAAATTTATAATTACCCCTATATTCTTAATTATAAAAACCAATAAAGATTTTAAACCTGAAAAAGATGCTATTTGGTTTAATTTATTAAACCATCAAAAAGTTGGAATTCCAAGTTTAGTTTTAAAAATTCTAGATAAATATTCTCATTTAATATCACAAACAAATTACAGTGTATAAAATAAATATGAAACGTATAGTATTCTGTGTTTTTTATAAAAAAAATTTAGAAGGAATGGATAAAGTTCCATATCCTGGAAAATTAGGTAAAAAAATTTATAAAAAAATTTCTAAAAAAGCTTGGTTAAAATGGATGAATTATCAAACTATAGTAATTAATGAAAAAAAACTTAATATGTTTGATCCTAAAGATCAAATAAAAATCATAAAATTTATGAATATTTTTTTATTTAAAAAATAATATACTAAATACTAGTTAGAAAAAAAATATTTATATTTCAATATGAATTATTGTTTGTTATTAAATAAAAATTTAATTTTTACTTGTTATTTTACTTATATGTTTAATACGTCGATTTTATAAAAAATAAATTTAAACGATGTTTTATATAAATTCTTTTTGCATACAATAGTATATTTTTTAACAAAATTATTTTTTTAATATCATAGTTATAATATTTTAGGAAAAATTTTATTTGAATAATATACTCATAAAATTTTTTTTGATTAATTATTGAGTTACAATAATAAACCCATTCTTCTTGTTCTGATCTACTTAAAAGATAAAAGTAATTTCGAGCACGGTATCTATAAAAAACTTTGTTCATTCTATTATCTTCAAATTTTAAAATGTTCCAATTCTTTTTAGGCAACATATGAATGCTTTCTAAAATAAGTTTGTCACTATTACTTAAAAAAGAACGATAGATTAATAAATCAACATTTTTTTCATCTTTATTAATCTGAAAAGAATACTTACTTAAGAATAAAAGAACTATGTCTTTTAAAAGAAAATAATTGTTTTTAATCCATTTTCTATTTTTTAAAATTATATTTTTATTCAAATTTAACCTGAAAAAATCATTTTTTTTTAAAATAGTTATTGGAGCTATAATTTCACATCTATTCATATATAAAAAACTAAATCCACACGAAAAAAAATATTCTATATTATTGCTTTTTATCAAATTAAATCTATTTTCTATAAATTTTAATTCTATGTCTTTTACTCCTACATTTATATATATAAGTAAATTTTTATTATTTGGATCTATTACTATAGGAAAAAAACAATTACAATAATATTGTTTAAATCCAAAAAAAGAAGACGCATGAATAAATAACTTACTTCTACTATTTTTTAAGACATCTAACAAACCACTTTTTTTTCTTATTTTAAAGAAAAAATTTAGCATTTTTGGATATTTTTCCTGTACTAATTTTAACAAACTAATAGTTGTATAAACATCAGAAAGTGCATCATGTGCACAATAATGATTTATATTATTTGCTCTAGCTAAATCTTCTAATTTAAAACTAACAGAACCATCTTTATTCTTAGGCCAATTTATTTTATTTGGACGAAAAACATAACAAGCTCTAATTATTTTAATTACATCTAATCTTGAATTACCATTTTTCCATTGCCAACCATATATATCTAACAAATTTCTATAAAAAATATTTCTAGTAAATTCGTCATCAAATTTAATATTATTAAAACCAACAATACAAGATGATTTTTTATTTAAAATACTATAAATTTTTTTTGAAAACAAAGATTCATTAAATCCATGTTTAATAGTATATTCAGGAGTAATACCGGTAATCAATACTGATTTTGGATCAGGAAGATAATCTTTCGGAGGGTAACAATAAAATACTGTGGGATCTTCTATTATTTTAAATTTTGAATTAGTACGGATAGATGCAAATTGAGCTGGTTTATCTAGTGACGGATTAAGGCCAAAAGTTTCATAATCATAAAAAAGAAAAGTATTGCTCATAATGTATATTTATATATATACCCTTAATTAGTTTTAAACTATTCTCAATCATTTGTACTTAGTATATATTAAATATATAATTTTATGTTTAAAAAATTATTTTTAAAGTAATTTATTTAATTAACTATAATAATATTATAGTTTTTCTATTTAAAACCTTTTTTTAATATAAAATATTAAAAAAAATATAATATATTTTATATTAGTAAATCGCTACTACTGCAGCATAAAATTAATTATCATAAATATTTTATATGATTTAGAAATATTAATTTATATATGCTATTTATATTTCTTTAAAACATTTTTGATGAAAACTTAACAAGTTTGTTATTCTTTAATGTTTTTTTTAAAAGTAAAAGTATAGTTTATTAAAAACATTTAGAATGTTAAAAATATTATTTACTTTTAAAGTAAATAATACTTCTCCTCCGACTGGGCTCGAACCAGTGACATGCGGATTAACAGTCCGCTGTTCTACCAACTGAACTACAGAGGAATTATATATAATATATCAATAAAAATAAAAGTTGTCAAAATTATAATTTTTTTTACACCTATAAAATAGAAATATATTCATTACAAGAAATAAACTAAGGATATGTAACTTTATCTAAATAAATTTATATAGATAAATTATTATTATATATGGTATAATAAAAAACATTTCGGCCCCTTAGCTCAGTGGTAAGAGCAAGCGACTCATAATCGCTTGGTCGCTGGTTCAAATCCAGCAGGGGTCAAGTAAAAATAAGTCTTGACTTATATAAAATTAATTTATAATTATAAATATAATTATCAATTTTTATAAATCTATAATTACTAGATATAAATTACTTAACTAAAAAATGAATACTTTTTATTATTTTTATTTCCATATTTATTATTAAATTAATGTAATATTACTTTCGATATTACTAAAAAATTTTTATATAGGTTATAATTTATATTTATATTTAAAAAAAAATTTATTTTTTAAAATTTAAATATTTTATTTATAAAATTAAATTTTTATTTTGTTCCAGTATGTCCAAATCCGTTTATACATCTATCTGTTTTTTCTTTAAACGTTTTTACTATTTTAAATGTTGGTTTAAAAATAGGTACGAATATAATTTGAGCGATACGCATTCCAGGAAAAATTAGAAATTTTTTATTAGTTCTATTTAAAACTGAAATCATAAGTTCACCTTGATAATCTGAATCTATTAATCCTACAGTATTTCCTAAAATAATCCCTTTTTCATGACCTAATCCAGATCTAGGTACAATAATACCAGTAATACTGGTATCCGCTATATAAATAGCTATTCCAGTAGAAATTAAAATGCTTTTCATTGGAATTAAATCTATATTTTTATTAATGCATGCCACTAAATCTAAACCTGAGGATCCATTAGTAGCATACTTAGGAATAGAAAATTTTGTTCCTATTTTAGGATCTAAAATTTTACACTTAATTATATAATTTTTTTTATTTTTCATTTTTTTTAAATTAAAATTTAACTTTATTATTTTGCACTATAAAACAATTTTTTTATAAATTTAATTATTTTTTATAAAAATTAATGTTACCGAAAATATATATATATATATAAAATCGTTAACAAAAATCAAATCGGGTAACTTTTTTTTATAAACTAACATGGAATAATTTCTACTAAAAAATCTGTTTTTACTTTTTTATGCGGTTGAAAAACTATAGTATGTACACCTATATAATGTAAATTTCCATCATTAAAAATTAATTCTTTTTTATTTACTTCCATTCCTAATGATTTTATTGCAGTAACAACTTCTGAAGGACCGACAGAACCAAATAACTTTCCTTTACTTCCAGCTTGAGAATAAACAATAACTTTACCTACTGATTGTAGTTGATTTATTTTATCTTTAGCGTTTAAAATTTTTTTAAATGATTTTTCTTCCAATTCTCTTTGATGTAATTCATGGTTTTTAATGTTTTCTTTGCTAGCAAAAATAGCTTTTCCTTTAGGTATCAGAAAATTACGAGCATAACCTGATTTAACTTCTACAACCTGTCCTGCATTTCCTATATTTTTTATTTTTTCTAAAAGAATTAGTCTCATTATTTTTCTACTTTTTTCAAAGTTAAACACATATTATTTATGTAAATCTGTATACGGTAAAAGAGCTAGATATCTAGCTTTTTTAATAGATTGAGCTAATCTACGTTGATACCTTGCTTTAGTTCCAGTTATTCTACTAGGAACTATTTTTCCACTTTCTGTTATATAGTTTTTTAACATATTTATATCTTTATAGTCTATTTCCAAAGTTTTGTCTGCAGTAAACCTGCAAAACTTTCTTCTTCTAAAATATCTTACCATATTTATTTCCTATATAATTTTAATAAAAATATTCTATGAAATATATTATATTAGTGATTACTACAATTAGTTCTATGTAATAAATATTTTACGATACCAATGATCTATTTGTTACCGGAGATAATCTCTTTTCTTGTTGTTGTTCTTTGACAGCATTCATCATAATAGAAGGCGTAATATTATTTTTTGTAGTACACATAATCAAATGTCGTATAATAAAATTATCAAATTGTATTTTTTTTCTAACTTCATGAATATAATTAGAACTTAATTCAATATTCATCAATATATAATGAGCTTTTTGTAATTTTTTTATAGGATAAGCTAATTGTCTTCTCCCCCAATCTTCAGTTCTATGAACTTTACCTTTCTTCTCTACAATAAATCTATTATAATTGCTTATAAAAACTTTTACTTTATCACTTTTATCTGGATGAATCATTAAAACTATTTCATAGTATTTCATTAAGATCCTCTTCTATCATTCAACTTCATTTACTATTACTATATTCTTTATAAAAATAATAAAAGCATTAAATACTACACAATTCTTTTCAATATATATTATATAGGTAAAAAACTCAATATATATAAATCTATTTAATTAAAGGTGCAAATATAATAACAAATTGCTTTTTTAAAGTTTAATTTATATGTATATATTTCTATCAGTTTTAAACTATATTGTAAAATATAATGTTTAAAACAAAAAAGTTATATCTCATTTTATATTTAGACGAAAATATTAATAGAATTATCAATATATATCATTATAAATTTATAAAAAATTTATTTTTCTTTAAAAATATTTTCTTTGATAAAAATAAGAACTCAATTTTTCTAGATTCAGTAGAAACAGTATGTATTTTAACTATAACTTTATCTCCTAAAGAAAAAAATGAATCTGACGATTTTCCAACTAACTTTTGTTTCTGATTATCATAAAAATACTTATTATCACCTAAAGTAGATATATGAACTAAACCATCAATTAAAAACCTAGATAACCTAACAAAAAATCCGAACTCAACAACATGAAAAATAGTTCCTTCAAACTCTTCTCCTAATTTTTTTTTTATAAAATCACATTTTAACCATTCTATTGCATCTCTTACTGCACACTCAGCTCTTCTTTCAGCAAAAGAACAATAATTAGCTATTTTATTTATTTTGTCTTTATAAAACAACGCGTTTTTATTTATAAAACATTTTCTTTTATTTTTTCTTTTTAAAATCTCATACTTCAATACCCTATGTACTAATAAATCTGGATAACGTCTTATTGGAGAAGTAAAATGTGTATAACAACGCAAAGATAATGCGAAATGACCTTTATTATTTACATTATAAACAGCTGACTTCATAGAACGTAGTAACAATTCTTGAACAATTTCATAATGAGAGTGAGTAAATAATTGTTTTAATATAGCTGAATAATCTATCGTACAAGGTACAATATCTTTATTTAAATAAAAACCTAAACCATGTAGTATTTCTTGACAATTCCTAATACTTTTTGCATCAGGAGGTTCATGATTTCTGAAAGGTACAAAAGATTCATTTTTTATTAAAAATTGAGCTGTCACTAAATTAGCTAGAACCATGCACAATTCAATTAACTCATGAGAATTATATATATTTTTTTTATAAATATCTTTTATTTTTAAAGAAGATGACAACTTTATCTTGTACTCTTTTTTTTTAAAAGAAATTTTATTTTTTAATACTGGAGAAGATTTTAAGACTAAATATAATTGATATAAACAATGTAAATCTGTTAACAACTTATTATATTTAATGCACACTGATTTTTTGTTCTTCCAAATATTATACAATTCTGTATAAGTAAGACGAGCATGAGAATTAATAATTGCTTGGTAGTGTTTATAATTTAAAATATCTCCTTTCACTGATAAAATTATTTCACAAACTAAAGATAATCTATCTTTTTTAGGAATCAACGAACATAAATTATCAGATAAATTTTTAGGAAGCATTGAAACAACATAAGAAGGAAAATAAACAGATGTACTACGATTTTTAGCTTCCTCATCTAATAACGAATTAGGTTTTACGTAATAACTAACATCGGAAATAGCAATCCATACATTCCACGTACCATCTTGATTACTTCTACAACATATAGCATCGTCAAAATCAAAAGCCTCCTCATCATCTATTGTTACTAAAGGTAAACTTCTTAAATCTACATAATTATTAATTACATCGTCAGGAAAATTATCATCTAAATTAATTATTTCTCGTTGAACATCTTTAGAAAATTTTTTTGGAATAAAATAATTATGCAGTGCTATTTGTGCTGCTAGTAATGCAGTCATAGTTTTTCCAAGTAATTTATATACTATACCTGTAGCTATTTTATTTTTTGTAGCTCTTTTAATAAGTTTTACTATAACTATAAATCCTGATTTAACAGATTTTTTTTTATTTTTATCAACTATTAATATTTGAAAATTAAATCTTAAATCATAGGGAAAAACTAAAAATTTATTGTTACGTTTAAAGCATTTACCAGTGATAAATGATGAATGAACAGTATTTACTTTAATAACTACAGCTTCATATTTTTTTTTATCAGGCATTTTAAAAACATATGCAGAAATTAAATCTCCATGTATACAGTTTTTCATTTGTTTTTTAGATAACCAACAACTTTCCTTTAGATGTGAATTATTAAAAAAACCATAACCATTACGATGACCTTCTACTGTTCCTTTAAGTATATTTTTTTTATTTATTAAAATATATGTTAATTTTCTAATTAATAATAATTCTTTTCTTTTCTCCATATAATATAAAGTATTTTTTAACCTTTGCTTTTCTTCTAAACTTGCTATTTTTAACACTTTTTCTATTTGTTCTTTGGTTATAACACTTTTATTATTTTTTTTCATCCAAGAAAGAAGTAAATTTCTTAAAAATACAATTGACCTATTTTTTTTGTAGACACTGACTACCATAACTATTAGCTCCTACATTTAATTCATATATATTTAATTATAAAACCATTCTTTAATGCATTTTATTTTAAAAATAGAGTCAATATTTTTGATACAGTATACAACTAAAAAAATAATACATTATTTATAATTTAATTTTATTGAATTAAACTTAAAAAATTAAGAATGAATTTATTACTTTAATGTTTAATATAAATGATTTTTAATAATAAGAAAATTGTACTTTTGTATATAAAATAACTTATGCACTAACATAAACTATTGTT comes from Buchnera aphidicola (Anoecia oenotherae) and encodes:
- the rpsR gene encoding 30S ribosomal protein S18, producing MVRYFRRRKFCRFTADKTLEIDYKDINMLKNYITESGKIVPSRITGTKARYQRRLAQSIKKARYLALLPYTDLHK
- the dut gene encoding dUTP diphosphatase; the protein is MKNKKNYIIKCKILDPKIGTKFSIPKYATNGSSGLDLVACINKNIDLIPMKSILISTGIAIYIADTSITGIIVPRSGLGHEKGIILGNTVGLIDSDYQGELMISVLNRTNKKFLIFPGMRIAQIIFVPIFKPTFKIVKTFKEKTDRCINGFGHTGTK
- the rpsF gene encoding 30S ribosomal protein S6; this translates as MKYYEIVLMIHPDKSDKVKVFISNYNRFIVEKKGKVHRTEDWGRRQLAYPIKKLQKAHYILMNIELSSNYIHEVRKKIQFDNFIIRHLIMCTTKNNITPSIMMNAVKEQQQEKRLSPVTNRSLVS
- the rplI gene encoding 50S ribosomal protein L9, which translates into the protein MRLILLEKIKNIGNAGQVVEVKSGYARNFLIPKGKAIFASKENIKNHELHQRELEEKSFKKILNAKDKINQLQSVGKVIVYSQAGSKGKLFGSVGPSEVVTAIKSLGMEVNKKELIFNDGNLHYIGVHTIVFQPHKKVKTDFLVEIIPC
- the rnr gene encoding ribonuclease R; this translates as MVVSVYKKNRSIVFLRNLLLSWMKKNNKSVITKEQIEKVLKIASLEEKQRLKNTLYYMEKRKELLLIRKLTYILINKKNILKGTVEGHRNGYGFFNNSHLKESCWLSKKQMKNCIHGDLISAYVFKMPDKKKYEAVVIKVNTVHSSFITGKCFKRNNKFLVFPYDLRFNFQILIVDKNKKKSVKSGFIVIVKLIKRATKNKIATGIVYKLLGKTMTALLAAQIALHNYFIPKKFSKDVQREIINLDDNFPDDVINNYVDLRSLPLVTIDDEEAFDFDDAICCRSNQDGTWNVWIAISDVSYYVKPNSLLDEEAKNRSTSVYFPSYVVSMLPKNLSDNLCSLIPKKDRLSLVCEIILSVKGDILNYKHYQAIINSHARLTYTELYNIWKNKKSVCIKYNKLLTDLHCLYQLYLVLKSSPVLKNKISFKKKEYKIKLSSSLKIKDIYKKNIYNSHELIELCMVLANLVTAQFLIKNESFVPFRNHEPPDAKSIRNCQEILHGLGFYLNKDIVPCTIDYSAILKQLFTHSHYEIVQELLLRSMKSAVYNVNNKGHFALSLRCYTHFTSPIRRYPDLLVHRVLKYEILKRKNKRKCFINKNALFYKDKINKIANYCSFAERRAECAVRDAIEWLKCDFIKKKLGEEFEGTIFHVVEFGFFVRLSRFLIDGLVHISTLGDNKYFYDNQKQKLVGKSSDSFFSLGDKVIVKIHTVSTESRKIEFLFLSKKIFLKKNKFFINL
- the sbcB gene encoding exodeoxyribonuclease I, which codes for MSNTFLFYDYETFGLNPSLDKPAQFASIRTNSKFKIIEDPTVFYCYPPKDYLPDPKSVLITGITPEYTIKHGFNESLFSKKIYSILNKKSSCIVGFNNIKFDDEFTRNIFYRNLLDIYGWQWKNGNSRLDVIKIIRACYVFRPNKINWPKNKDGSVSFKLEDLARANNINHYCAHDALSDVYTTISLLKLVQEKYPKMLNFFFKIRKKSGLLDVLKNSRSKLFIHASSFFGFKQYYCNCFFPIVIDPNNKNLLIYINVGVKDIELKFIENRFNLIKSNNIEYFFSCGFSFLYMNRCEIIAPITILKKNDFFRLNLNKNIILKNRKWIKNNYFLLKDIVLLFLSKYSFQINKDEKNVDLLIYRSFLSNSDKLILESIHMLPKKNWNILKFEDNRMNKVFYRYRARNYFYLLSRSEQEEWVYYCNSIINQKKFYEYIIQIKFFLKYYNYDIKKIILLKNILLYAKRIYIKHRLNLFFIKSTY
- the mutY gene encoding A/G-specific adenine glycosylase; translation: MNVSQEILNWFHIFGRKNLPWQKNKTIYSVWISEIMLQQTQVKTVIPYFIKFLKKYPTINSISLSSENAVLHKWSGLGYYKRAKNIYKAAKIISSKYNGQFPDVFNHVIKLPGIGKTTAGAILSISYNYFFPILDSNVKRILIRLYGIKFNKYNKKIDNVLWKKIQSILPLHNAGKFNQALMDLGSLICYPKSPKCNICPINYACMFFQKNFFQKYSVRNKILQLKNYWCIIINYKQYIFLKKCKKYTFWKDLFCFPLFTKKNYLINWIKEEKIVPVKIKQLRSMTLYITRYKFIITPIFLIIKTNKDFKPEKDAIWFNLLNHQKVGIPSLVLKILDKYSHLISQTNYSV
- a CDS encoding oxidative damage protection protein, whose translation is MKRIVFCVFYKKNLEGMDKVPYPGKLGKKIYKKISKKAWLKWMNYQTIVINEKKLNMFDPKDQIKIIKFMNIFLFKK